In one Juglans regia cultivar Chandler chromosome 11, Walnut 2.0, whole genome shotgun sequence genomic region, the following are encoded:
- the LOC109000373 gene encoding leucine-rich repeat receptor-like protein kinase PXL1: MQTQLLFFSCYIGLSLVLAEGAQTTPNDELSTLISIKAVLIDPLDSLKDWRIPNRTLEKGSVLHCNWTGVMCNFKGLVEKLDLSNMNLGGSVSDSIQGLHGLSSFNICCNGFASSLPKSLSNLTSLKSIDVSQNSFIGSFPTGLGMASGLTSVNASSNNFSGVLPEDLGNATLLEILDFRGSFFEGSIPSSFKNLQKLKFLGLSGNNFTGKIPRELGQLSSLETIILGYNEFKGEIPVELGNLTNLQYLDFAVGSLSGQIPPELGRLKQLTTIYLYKNNFAGKIPPEIGNITSLVFLDLSDNQISGQIPAELAELKNLQLLNLMCNHLSGHIPSKLGELTKLEVLELWQNSLTGPLPTNLGQNSPMQWLDVSSNSLSGEIPQGLCNSGNLTKLILFNNSFSGPIPIGLAKCKSLVRVRMQNNDISGTIPFGLGDLPMLQRLELANNNLSGQIPEDIASSVSLSFIDISSNHFQSYLPFTILSIPNLQIFIASSNNLEGPIPDQFQDCPSLSMLDLSSNHFSGKIPEGIASCLKLVNLNLRSNQFTEGIPKALATMPSLAILDLSNNSLVGRIPENFGSSPALEMVNLSFNKLEGPVPSNGMLITINPNDLMGNAGLCGGVLPPCSQTFAAPPGPRNMHVKHILVGFIVGISIILSLGIALFTGRWLFRRWYLYNSFFDDLFMKSNEQWPWRLVAFQRVSFTSSDILACIKESNLIGVGGTGVVYKAETHRPHAVVAVKKLWRSGSDIENSDNLLGEVNLLGRLRHRNIVRLLGYLHNETDIMMVYEYMPNGNLGTALHSKEATKLLVDWVTRYNIAVGVAQGLNYLHHDCRPPVIHRDIKCNNILLDANLDARIADFGLARMMVHKNETVSGVAGSYGYIAPEYGYTLKVNEKTDIYSFGVILLELLTGKMPLDPAFGEPIDIVQWVRRKIGNSRSLEETLDPNIAGECKHVQEEMLLVLRIALLCTAKLPKDRPPMRDIVTMLGEAKPRRKSLCQNGVHNSRKEKPIFNTSPVIGLM; this comes from the exons ATGCAAACCCAATTACTGTTCTTCAGCTGTTACATTGGGCTCTCTCTTGTTCTTGCTGAGGGAGCTCAAACCACGCCAAATGATGAATTGTCAACCTTAATATCAATAAAAGCTGTTCTTATCGATCCTTTAGATAGCCTGAAGGATTGGCGAATACCAAACAGAACGCTTGAGAAAGGTTCGGTACTGCATTGTAACTGGACAGGGGTCATGTGCAACTTCAAAGGCCTTGTGGAGAAGCTTGATCTCTCCAACATGAATCTCGGCGGCAGTGTTTCAGACTCCATTCAAGGCCTGCATGGTCTTTCTTCTTTCAACATTTGCTGTAATGGGTTTGCATCATCTTTGCCAAAATCACTATCCAATCTTACTTCACTGAAGAGCATTGACGTAAGTCAGAATTCCTTCATTGGCAGCTTCCCCACGGGTCTTGGAATGGCCTCAGGACTGACTTCAGTTAATGCATCAAGCAATAATTTCTCGGGTGTTCTTCCAGAGGATCTTGGAAATGCCACATTACTTGAGATCCTTGATTTTAGAGGGAGCTTCTTTGAAGGATCAATCCCTTCATCTTTCAAGAATTTGCAGAAACTGAAGTTCCTCGGCCTTTCCGGCAATAATTTCACAGGAAAGATTCCACGAGAACTCGGGCAACTTTCTTCCTTAGAGACAATAATTCTCGGATACAACGAATTTAAAGGTGAAATCCCGGTGGAGTTAGGCAACCTTACCAATCTTCAGTATCTTGACTTTGCTGTCGGAAGTCTCAGTGGCCAGATTCCACCTGAATTGGGTAGGCTAAAACAACTTACCACGATATAtttgtacaaaaacaacttTGCAGGAAAGATTCCCCCAGAAATTGGTAACATTACATCGCTAGTTTTTCTAGATCTTTCCGATAATCAGATCTCAGGACAGATTCCAGCTGAGCTAGCAGAATTGAAGAACTTGCAGCTCTTGAATCTAATGTGCAATCACCTGTCTGGTCATATTCCAAGCAAGCTTGGTGAGTTGACTAAATTAGAGGTACTTGAGCTATGGCAGAACTCTTTGACAGGTCCTTTGCCAACAAATCTTGGACAAAACTCCCCCATGCAATGGTTAGACGTGTCATCAAATTCACTGTCGGGTGAGATTCCACAAGGTTTGTGTAATTCAGGCAATCTCACAAAACTCATCCTTTTCAACAACTCCTTTTCCGGCCCCATCCCAATTGGTCTTGCAAAATGTAAGTCACTAGTACGTGTCCGAATGCAGAATAATGACATTTCCGGGACCATTCCTTTTGGTTTGGGAGATCTTCCAATGCTTCAAAGGCTGGAATTGGCAAACAACAATCTCAGTGGCCAAATCCCAGAAGATATTGCCTCCTCTGTATCGCTTTCTTTCATTGATATCTCCTCGAACCACTTTCAATCATATCTTCCTTTCACCATTCTCTCTATTCCTAATCTACAAATCTTCATCGCTTCCAGCAACAATCTGGAAGGTCCTATCCCAGACCAGTTCCAAGACTGCCCATCACTTTCCATGCTCGATCTTTCAAGCAACCATTTCTCAGGAAAAATTCCAGAAGGAATTGCTTCGTGTCTAAAGCTAGTGAATCTAAATCTTCGAAGCAACCAGTTTACAGAAGGAATTCCCAAAGCACTTGCAACCATGCCATCACTAGCTATTCTTGATCTGTCCAACAATTCTCTTGTTGGTCGGATACCCGAAAATTTTGGAAGCTCACCCGCCCTGGAAATGGTCAACCTCTCATTCAACAAGCTCGAGGGTCCAGTCCCCTCAAATGGTATGTTGATAACGATCAATCCTAACGATCTAATGGGCAATGCCGGTCTCTGTGGTGGAGTACTTCCACCATGTTCTCAAACTTTTGCTGCACCACCAGGGCCAAGAAACATGCATGTAAAACACATCCTAGTGGGATTTATTGTAGGGATTTCAATAATTCTGTCTCTTGGAATAGCTTTGTTCACTGGAAGATGGCTATTTAGAAGATGGTACTTATATAACAGCTTCTTTGATGATTTGTTCATGAAGAGCAATGAACAATGGCCTTGGAGGCTAGTTGCATTCCAGAGGGTCAGTTTCACCAGCAGCGACATACTAGCTTGCATTAAAGAATCAAACCTAATCGGCGTTGGCGGAACTGGTGTAGTGTACAAGGCTGAAACTCATCGGCCACATGCAGTTGTTGCTGTCAAGAAGCTATGGAGGTCAGGGTCGGACATCGAAAACAGCGACAATCTTTTGGGAGAGGTGAATCTTCTAGGGAGGCTTCGACATCGAAACATTGTAAGGCTTTTAGGGTATCTTCACAATGAAACTGACATTATGATGGTATATGAGTACATGCCAAATGGGAATTTGGGGACGGCACTCCACAGTAAAGAAGCTACAAAGTTGTTGGTGGATTGGGTTACCCGATACAACATAGCAGTCGGGGTTGCACAAGGGCTGAATTACCTCCATCACGACTGCCGCCCGCCAGTAATCCACCGGGATATCAAGTGCAACAACATACTCCTTGATGCCAATCTCGATGCAAGGATAGCGGATTTTGGGTTGGCAAGGATGATGGTTCATAAGAACGAGACTGTTTCTGGGGTGGCTGGATCTTATGGGTATATTGCACCTG AATACGGATATACTCTGAAGGTCAACGAGAAGACAGACATATACAGTTTTGGTGTCATACTTTTGGAGCTTCTGACTGGAAAAATGCCTTTAGATCCAGCATTTGGAGAACCGATCGATATTGTCCAATGGGTTCGCAGGAAGATTGGAAACAGCAGAAGCTTAGAAGAAACACTGGATCCCAACATAGCTGGTGAATGCAAACATGTCCAAGAAGAGATGCTCCTCGTCCTTCGAATAGCACTTCTCTGTACTGCAAAGCTCCCCAAGGACAGACCGCCTATGAGGGACATTGTAACGATGCTTGGAGAGGCAAAGCCGAGAAGGAAGAGCCTTTGTCAAAATGGGGTACACAATAGTAGAAAAGAGAAGCCAATCTTTAACACCTCGCCTGTAATAGGTCTTATGTAG